The genome window CAGACTctctggaggtggagcctggagtTGCATTTTAAGCAAGTTCCAAGGGCAATCTTATGCATTCTAAAGTCTAACTCATTTCTGTATCCCCATTGCCCAGTACAGGTCCTGGCTCCATgtaggggctcaataaatgtttgatcaATGAATAAACAGGTTGATCATTTCCTTgactgtaaaatagaaataatcacatcatactTTCCTAACAGGAATGATTGAATATGTTAACATTTACAAAGTGcctagaacacttttttttttttttttttgagacggagtctcactctgttgcccaggctggagtgcagtggcgtgatctcggctcactgcaagctccgcctcccaggttcacgccattctcctgcctcagccttccaagtagctgggactacaggcgcccgccaccacacctggctaattttttctatttttttttaatagagacagggtttcaccgtgttaaccagggtggtctcaatctcctgacctcgtgatccgcccgcctcagcctcccaaagtgctaggagtgagccaccgtgcccagcctagaacaCTTTCTGGCACGTAGAAAGCACTGTATcagttatttgtttttcctttttttttttttttgcactctaTCAGttaaatacatacatgcatacatacgtgcatacatatataaataaagtctGCTTCTAAAGGTTAGCGAATCCAAGTTTATTAGAAACACTCCAACAAAAAACGAAGGTGAGAAGAGAGGGCCCAGCCCACCTGCACTCCTCCCTGTCCTCCAGAACAGAATACCAGTTTGTATCCGGCAAACTGGCTCCTTCCCCAGGGTTGGTCCCAGTGGGGATTTACATGGCACTGCCAAAGCAGGATGGGAGCCCTAGTCCTCAGGGCACTGCAGGATGTCATAGGTCACGTAGCCCACTTGGTCCACCTGGTTCAACTCCCTTTGGGAACTCACGCGCCAGTAGAAGCGGTCCCGGCAGAAATAGGCTTTCTCTGCAGGAGACAGGCAGGCATGAGAGGAGTGATTCTAATTCTCCCACATATACAGAAATAGGAACAAGATCTTGACAACCATCTCTTCTGCCATTTCTAGAACTTTCTAAGGTTTTCACATATCACCTTTATCCCCCCCACCTGTGAGATGCTGTGAGGTGCTGTGAGATGCTGGAGGGCACAGACCTCAGTGCCCAAAGCACTGCCGCAgagcctagcacacagtaggtacacCATACACATTTTGTGAATGAACTAACAAATGAATAGACCAACTATCTTAATGCTCAGAACAATTCATTCAACactcattcattgaacaaatctgttcattcatcaacaattatttattgagcacctactatgtgctctgTTCAAGATACTGGGggtaagcagaaaaaaatgtaggCATGATCTCAATTATCTTGGTGCTTACACTCTAGTGAGGCAAGAGACAATTAAGCAAACACGTAAATAAATGAGATTGGTTTTGAAAATATAgaaagtggctgggtgcggtggctcatgcctataatcccagcactttgggaggctgaggcaggtggatcacgaggtcaggagttcaagaccagcctggccaagatggtgaaaccccgtctctactaaaaaatacaaaaaattagccgagcatggtggtgggcacctgtaatcccagctacttgggaggctgaggcaggagaatcgcttgaacccaggagtcgaaggttgcagtgagctgagatcgtgccactgcactccagcctgggcgacagagcaagactccatcccaaaaaaaaaagaaaagaaaagaaaatatagaaagctatggagaaaataaaaacaagtaaatagataataaatatcaAAGAAGGCCTCATTGAAGCAATGGCCTTAGCACTGAAACCTGAAGGAAGACAGTGGGATGGCCCAGTGACAATCTGGAGGGAAAGTcttccagacagagggaacaaCTGGCACAAAGGCTCTAAGCTAGGAATGACCTTGATCCGTTCAAAGAGCAGCCAGTGTGGGTGGAGCAGAGTAAATAACAGGAGGAGTGGGAAGAGATGAGAACACAGGGGTGGAGTGTCAGATCCTCTTAATTTCTTTGACCTTGGAATTCATCTGGGGTCACTCCCAAGaccattgccctccactcctacCCCCTCCCTAATCTCATGGAATATGTTAAAGGTCCTGGACAGCCAGTATGGTTTGGGCTGGGGTGTTTATAAAGAAGATGGCAAAAAAAATGACAGACTCGAAAAAGATTTTGGTGGCAGAAAATCTTGTTCACCTTGTCAACTGTTTGGATGTGACTGGTGAGAAAGAGAAGTCAAGTGTAATTCCAGCTATCGTCCCCatattacagatggggaaactgaggctagaaGCGTAGAGAagcagtgacttgcccaaagtcacagagctgtgAATTGTCTTATCTCTCActgtagcacagtgcctggcacattatcGGCACTTGATGACTGTTGTCTAATAAATGAGCTTCCATACAAGCCACCTGTGTCCTGTACTGAAGGAGAAAGAGCTTCCAGCCGGGGAGGCAGGAAATCTGGGTCCTGGTCTTGGTTGCATCCCAGACTTCCTAAATGACCTGGAGAAGGCCTCTGCCTCTGCTGGGATCTTGTCTGTGCTGGGGCATTTGCTTCCATTTCCAAGGGCTTTTTCTTCCTCGCTCAGAATTTGACCACTCACTAAGAGGAGCCTAGTGTGGTGTCTCACGAAGGGACCCTCCTCAGCCCTCACCTCGGTACTGAAAGACGTCGTGCGCGTCCAGAGGCACCCCGGGGAACATCCGGTCCACCTCGCTGGCGCTCCGGGGATCCACCATCTGCGCCTTCACGTCGAACCTGCGGGCAGGCGCGGAGGAGACAGGTGCTGAGCCGGCTAGCTGGCGGACGGACGGCGCCCGGGCTCCCCCTGCCGGCGGCCGCGGCGGCGCTCACCTCCAGAGGCGCCGCCCGCTGAACAGCAGCATCTTCCCCCTGCCACTCCGGAGGGCCCCGGTCACCTGGGCCACGTCGGCGCCCAGGCCCAGCTTGTCCAGACGCCTCGGGCCCAGCACCGACGAGCCTGTGTACACCCACACCTGGCGCCCTGCAGGGGAGGAGGGTCACGTCGGTTTGGAGGCGCAGAGGGAGCACGTACTCTTCTAGAACGCGAGGAGGGAGATTCCGGGGAGGCCTTTCCTAGCCCGCGTGCCCGCAGTCCCTGCACCCCAGGGGCAGAGGCGCTAGGTAGAGCGATTCGAGGGCGTGGAGAGGAGGGGGCAGAAACTCAGCCGCCCCTACGTTTGCTAAACTGCGTCCGCCAGGGGGCGTATTTTTCTAAAACGCACAAGACGTTTCGTGGGTTATCGATGGTCCCTTCAGCCTCCTTGACTGATGGGGATTGACGGGACGGCGGAGGGAAATAAGGTAACTaaccagagaagaagaaaagcttCTTGGAGAGCGGCTCCTCAAAGACCGAGTCCAGCTTGCGGGGCAGCGCGGGCCACTTGTCGGCGATAAGGAAGGGGCCCTGCGGCCGGCTCCCCCTGCCCTCAGAGAATCGCCAGTACTTCCTGAGAACGCGAAGAGGGAAAGGACGGGCTCTAAGCCTTGGACACAGGGCCAGTGGGCGGGAAGGGACGGGCAGCCCCTCCGCTAAGCCCCCTCCCGCATCCACACAACCCTGCCTCCTCACCCATCCTTGAACAAATACAGCTGGTCCCCAATCTCCGTGATGGCGTCGAAGATGTTCACGTTGCAGGCGTCGTCCACCGGATTCAAAGGCACAGTAGTGGCCGTAGAAGGGCCAGCAGTGGGGGGACCTGTGGGGCCAGCTGAGGGGGGACCTGTGGGGCCAGATGTGGGGCGCTCTGAGGGGCGGACAGTGGGGGGTCCGGTGGGGCAGACCGTCGTGGGAGCTGTGGGCTGCCGTGTGGTGGTGGTTGGAGGCCGTGGCTCAGGTTCAGGGCGAGGACCTAAAGAGAGACACGGGATGAGACTCTTCCTATTCCTGCATACCTCTGTACCCCTAGAACATCTGCTCCCCTAAGCCTCTCAGTGAGGCCCCCTCTGGCACACAGGCCCCTCCTCACTCAGCCTTCCTTCCCAAACCACaggactttcttcttctttttcgtTTTAAGCGACATCCTCTatggcccaggatggagtgcagtggtgcaatcatagctcactacagcctcgaactcctgggctcaagggatcctcccgcctcagcctccagagtagctaggactacagacatgtgccttcacgcctggctcatttattttttgtagagatgggagtctggctatgttgccgaggctggtctggaactcctggactcaagcaatcctcccgccttgggtctcccaaagcgctgggattagaggcgtgagccaccatgcccagcgtagACTGGCTTTTGAAGTCACGCCTATCTCTCTCTAGAGTCTCTTTATCGCCATCTCTAAGCACTGACATGGCAGTGACTGGGCCCAGGCTCTGCTTCCAGATAGACTTTGAGGTCCCACCTCTGCTGCACGCCCCGTTCCTCCCCCGACCCCCAACCCCCAATTCTTTGGTACTGTGGCACAGCCACgccctttcccctcctcctcccatcccTGCCCCTGCCTCACCATAGAGATGCTGGATGCCATTCACGTCGTCCTTATGCAAGGGGGGCTCCTCAGTGAAGCGGTACATAGGGTACATGAGCGCCTCCGGCACTGACGAATGATCTAAGCCCAGCGCGTGGCCGAACTCGTGCGCCGCCACGAGGAACAAACTGTATCCTGGAGGGAGAGGGAGCCTGAGACATGAGCGCCGGGCCGAGCCCCCAGCCCTggccaccccaccaccaccactgccggGAACCGCAGCCCCGGAGCCTCGGGACCACGCCTACCTTGGTCCGGGCAGAAGCCCCACTTCTTGTCGCTGTCAAAGTTCGAGGTGGTAGCGCACCAGAGGCGCCCATCTCCGCGGCCCTCGCTGGTACAGGTCGAGTACTCCTTACccaggaaggtgaaggggaagacgCACGGCTTCCCCGCCGAGTTGCCCCCCATCACGGTCGAGTCGGCTGCAGAGACCCAAGGCCTTGGATGAGCCAGGTGGATGAGTCCAATAAGGAGCCAGGGGCCGACCCGACAGGGAGCTAGACAATCTTGGTGGCCTAGGAGGCCCTGTAGAGCACTCCTGAGAAGAGGCTAGACCCGTGGGCGGTGCCTGGGACACTAGACCAAGGAAGAGGCGGCCAGCTGAGCAGAAAAGGCCGAACCTCAGTGGCTGGGGCGGGGCCACTGGAAGTCAGGGATGGGGTGGAAATGTGGTGTAGGTGGGCGGAGTCACGGTGGTCCTGAGGACCAATGAGAGTGGAAAGACAAACTGATGAAGGGAAGGGCCGCGTTTTGGGGGCCAATGCATGATGAGAGGGCGGGGCTGAACCTGGTAGACAGGGCGGAGGTACCTCGGGTCGGGCAGAAGCCGTAGAGCTTGTCCTGGTCGTAGTTGGCGGTGGTGGCGCACCAGCGGTAGCCGTCGGAGCGACCGTTCGTGGTGCAGGCGGAGTAGGACTGGCCTTGGAAGATGAATGGAAACTGGCAGGGTTTCCCATTAGCATTGCCGTCCTGGGTGTAGAGTCCTGGGGCGAGGAGGAGGTGGGAAAGGGGGAGAAGGCGGAGAGAGCACATTATAACCCCCAAGTGTGTCCTGTTCTTTGACCCATGGATGGTCTACAGTTCATCCCTCCTCTCAtcatttctcagatgagaaaattgggCCCAGAGTGCGGGAGGGTAAATTGCAGGCCACACAGCactagtggcagagctgggattagaacCCAGGACCATCAAGGGTGGTGGGCGCCCCCAGCCCTCGGCGCGCCCCCACACTCACTCTCGCTGGGGCAGAAGCCAAACCGGTCGTCGGTGTCGTAGTTGGCCGTGGTACTGCACCAGGGCAAGCCGTCGGAGCGACCGTCTGTGGTGCAGGCAGAATAGGAGCGGCCCTCGAAGATGAAGGGGAAGTGGCAGGCCGCGCCATCTGCGTTTCCAAACCGAGTTGGAACCACTGCGGGAGGAGGGGGGACCGGAGTCAGGGCGGCGGGTGATGGGTGGGAGAGAAGAAGGGAATCAGGGGCCAGGAGGACTCAGAATCTCACCTACGCCCTTGCCCAGGGACCACAACTCGTCATCGTCGAAATGGGCGTCTCCCTGAATGCCGGGGCCAGGAGGAAAGGCGTGTGCCAGGAGCCCGTCCTTCCCGTCGAAGGGATACCCGTCTCCGTGCTCTGAAGAAACAGGTCGTGAGGAAGAGGGTTAGCCAAGTACTGTTGCGCAGATTGTGCGCTGCCCAAGGCAAGGGCTCCGAAATAAGTGCAGGCTAAAATCCCGCCTGCGCGAAGCTCTCCCAGCCTGGCGCCCTGGCCCTGTGCACTGTCTGGCAGGAGGGGCCGTATAAGCCAGGGCAGCGCGGGCAGGCAAGAGGAAGCCGGGGCCACTGCTACCTCCACGCTCTCCGTGGTCCTCCCTTCCCTGACCCCGCCCAGGTCTCCTGGATTTTCCCTCCTCACGTTCTCACCCGCGACACCAAACTGGATGACGATGTCTGCGTCCCGGCTGTACACGCGAGTGAAGGTGAGCGGCGTCACCGCGCTCCACAGCGCGAAGGCGCGGGCAAAGGCGTCGTCAATCACCGCCCGCGGCAAGTCTTCCGAGTAGTTTTGGATCCTGTAGGGTAAGAGCCAGAGGAAGGACGTCAGAAGTGAAAGGCTGGAGCGGGGCAGCAGGGACTCCCCATATGGCAGAGACTTCAACATACACAATGCTCCCTGCCGTCCACGCTGTCATCTATAAATCGCTTCCAGACTGTTTTTTTGTCTACTTAGACCCTCACAATGGCCCTGACAGGAGGACTTGGATTGCAAGAGCcatttccctgaaggaaaaacagaggctcagaggtaGAGACGCTCCCCCGGGGCCACACATTAAATAGTGAAACCCAGGGACCCGTCCAAGACAGGACATGTTCACCGCTGGCCCAAGAGCCAGACCCGGcctccccgccccaccccgctGCCCCCACGGCCCCAGCTCACCAATAGGTGATGTTGTGGTGGTGCCACTTGAGGTCGCCCTCAAAGGTTTGGAATCTGCCCAGGTCTGGGACCCCGCACCGTGGGGTTCGCATGGCCTTCAGCGTGGCGCTGTCCAGCTCACCGGTCTCGGGCAGGGACAGTTGCTTCTGGAGAAGCAGCAGCGCAGGCCCCAGAGATTTCGACTCTCCGCGCATCTCTGCCACGCGAGTGTAACCATAGCGGTACAGGTATTCCTGTGGATGAAGGGACACACACATGCCATATCTCTGACCCCTTTCTCTGCCCAGCTGGGGCCAGGACTCCCTCCAAACACTCGTGGAgggagtcttttttttcttttttttttttttttttttggagagacggcatcagcccactgcagcctggacctcctggactcaagtgatcctctcatctcagcgttctgcatagctggaactacaggtgcacatcactgtgcctggctatttctttaatttttttgtagagacaggatcttactatgttgcctaggctgggctcaaactcctgagctcgagcgatcctaccgccttggcctcccaaagtgctgggattataggtgtgagccatcatgcccagcaggGACTAGCATTTAATAAAGCATTAAGTGCTTTCCAGACACCAGTGCTTTCTGACCACCCAGGGATCTCCCCTCCTTAGACATCTTCAGCTCCTTCTCACCCCTGGATGCCTCTAGCCCATTTCTGCTGCACAGCTGCATAAGGTTTGCCCCTGTTCACTCCCAGCCTATGCTTACCCCAGAACCCTCCAatgcctcccccaccccaaaccATTTCCCATTTCCCACCTAGGAAAGCCCCATTGCACATTTCTGGCCATCACTGCTCAAAGCCTCCACAAGACCCCCCATTGTCTAACCCTGGACACCTCTGTTCTTCAGATATGCCAATCACCACCAACACACCCCTAAAGCATCTCCTCTGAGGCCCTGTGTCCTCTCTGGGACACTCAACACCCTCCCGGACAGCCCTCCCCAACTCTACACTAGGTGTTTGCCCACCTCTGCCAGCTGCCTGTCGGTGAGATTGGTTCTCAGGTCTCCAGGGAAGAGCACAAGGGTGGACTGGCGCTGTCTGGGGGCAGCAAAGCAGCAGCCCAGCACCAGAAGCGCCAGGACCAGAGGCTGCCAGAGGCTCATGGTGAGGGCAGAGGTGTCTGACTGCAGCTGCTGTTGTGGGGGCTTTAAGGAGGCGCTCCTGTGACCCCACCCCTCCTTGACAGGCAAGTGCTGACTCAGGggacagggtgtgtgtgtgggggggggggggtgtgtgtgtgcgtgtgtgtgtgtggcagccCCAGCATGAGAAAGGGCTTACAtcacctctgtctctctccactgCCCGCAGTCTCCACTGCCAAGTC of Symphalangus syndactylus isolate Jambi chromosome 24, NHGRI_mSymSyn1-v2.1_pri, whole genome shotgun sequence contains these proteins:
- the MMP9 gene encoding matrix metalloproteinase-9 isoform X1; this encodes MSLWQPLVLALLVLGCCFAAPRQRQSTLVLFPGDLRTNLTDRQLAEEYLYRYGYTRVAEMRGESKSLGPALLLLQKQLSLPETGELDSATLKAMRTPRCGVPDLGRFQTFEGDLKWHHHNITYWIQNYSEDLPRAVIDDAFARAFALWSAVTPLTFTRVYSRDADIVIQFGVAEHGDGYPFDGKDGLLAHAFPPGPGIQGDAHFDDDELWSLGKGVVVPTRFGNADGAACHFPFIFEGRSYSACTTDGRSDGLPWCSTTANYDTDDRFGFCPSERLYTQDGNANGKPCQFPFIFQGQSYSACTTNGRSDGYRWCATTANYDQDKLYGFCPTRADSTVMGGNSAGKPCVFPFTFLGKEYSTCTSEGRGDGRLWCATTSNFDSDKKWGFCPDQGYSLFLVAAHEFGHALGLDHSSVPEALMYPMYRFTEEPPLHKDDVNGIQHLYGPRPEPEPRPPTTTTRQPTAPTTVCPTGPPTVRPSERPTSGPTGPPSAGPTGPPTAGPSTATTVPLNPVDDACNVNIFDAITEIGDQLYLFKDGKYWRFSEGRGSRPQGPFLIADKWPALPRKLDSVFEEPLSKKLFFFSGRQVWVYTGSSVLGPRRLDKLGLGADVAQVTGALRSGRGKMLLFSGRRLWRFDVKAQMVDPRSASEVDRMFPGVPLDAHDVFQYREKAYFCRDRFYWRVSSQRELNQVDQVGYVTYDILQCPED
- the MMP9 gene encoding matrix metalloproteinase-9 isoform X2 gives rise to the protein MRGESKSLGPALLLLQKQLSLPETGELDSATLKAMRTPRCGVPDLGRFQTFEGDLKWHHHNITYWIQNYSEDLPRAVIDDAFARAFALWSAVTPLTFTRVYSRDADIVIQFGVAEHGDGYPFDGKDGLLAHAFPPGPGIQGDAHFDDDELWSLGKGVVVPTRFGNADGAACHFPFIFEGRSYSACTTDGRSDGLPWCSTTANYDTDDRFGFCPSERLYTQDGNANGKPCQFPFIFQGQSYSACTTNGRSDGYRWCATTANYDQDKLYGFCPTRADSTVMGGNSAGKPCVFPFTFLGKEYSTCTSEGRGDGRLWCATTSNFDSDKKWGFCPDQGYSLFLVAAHEFGHALGLDHSSVPEALMYPMYRFTEEPPLHKDDVNGIQHLYGPRPEPEPRPPTTTTRQPTAPTTVCPTGPPTVRPSERPTSGPTGPPSAGPTGPPTAGPSTATTVPLNPVDDACNVNIFDAITEIGDQLYLFKDGKYWRFSEGRGSRPQGPFLIADKWPALPRKLDSVFEEPLSKKLFFFSGRQVWVYTGSSVLGPRRLDKLGLGADVAQVTGALRSGRGKMLLFSGRRLWRFDVKAQMVDPRSASEVDRMFPGVPLDAHDVFQYREKAYFCRDRFYWRVSSQRELNQVDQVGYVTYDILQCPED